A single genomic interval of Thermus filiformis harbors:
- a CDS encoding 16S rRNA (uracil(1498)-N(3))-methyltransferase: protein MRPHRAYSPGLTGTLPPREARHLVEVLRARVGDRFTVFDEHREALAEVVEVGPGLLRYRVLEERVPEREVGVEVVLYPALLKGDKMAEVVRMATELGATRIQPLIALHSVAKEMGEAKLERLRRVAVEAAKQSGRLRVPEVLPPIPLRALPRVEQGLLAHPGAGARVREVLDPDRPVALAVGPEGGFSGEEVELLVERGFTPVSLGRRILRSETASLALLALVTAGEGR, encoded by the coding sequence ATGCGGCCACACCGGGCGTATAGCCCCGGCCTGACGGGGACCCTCCCGCCCCGGGAGGCCCGGCACCTGGTGGAGGTGCTGCGGGCCCGGGTGGGGGACCGGTTCACCGTCTTTGACGAGCACCGGGAGGCCCTGGCCGAGGTGGTGGAGGTGGGGCCGGGCCTCCTCCGCTACCGGGTTCTGGAGGAACGCGTCCCCGAGCGGGAGGTGGGGGTGGAGGTCGTCCTGTACCCCGCCCTCCTCAAGGGGGACAAGATGGCGGAGGTGGTCCGCATGGCCACCGAGCTGGGGGCCACCCGCATCCAACCCCTCATCGCCCTCCACAGCGTGGCCAAGGAGATGGGGGAGGCCAAGCTGGAGCGGCTCAGGCGGGTGGCGGTGGAGGCGGCCAAGCAGTCGGGTCGGCTGCGGGTGCCCGAGGTCCTGCCCCCCATCCCCCTCAGGGCCCTGCCCCGGGTGGAGCAGGGCCTCCTCGCCCACCCGGGGGCGGGGGCGCGGGTGCGGGAGGTGCTGGATCCGGACCGGCCCGTGGCCCTGGCGGTGGGGCCGGAGGGGGGGTTCAGCGGGGAGGAGGTGGAGCTCCTCGTGGAGCGGGGCTTCACCCCGGTTTCTCTGGGGCGGCGCATCCTCCGCTCCGAGACCGCCTCCTTGGCCCTCCTGGCCCTGGTCACGGCGGGGGAGGGAAGGTGA
- a CDS encoding 50S ribosomal protein L11 methyltransferase translates to MQVFRLKGSFQTLDPLLPLLFDHGARGLEEKEGEVWAYFPERVDLPLEGEWLTLPDEDWLSAWKRDLKPVEAGPFLVLAPWHQAQEGFIPLVIEPGMAFGTGHHETTRLALRALAGRVREGARVLDLGTGSGILAIAAAKLGARAMGVDIDPSVIPLARENARRNGVEVEFLEGSLEALEGPFDLIVANLFAELHQALMPAYAARLAPGGVLLLTGILRSKADGVEEALRAWGFSFQREAEGEWVLYAATPGV, encoded by the coding sequence GTGCAGGTCTTTCGCCTGAAGGGCAGCTTCCAAACTTTGGACCCCCTCCTCCCCCTCCTCTTTGACCACGGGGCGCGGGGCCTGGAGGAGAAGGAGGGGGAGGTCTGGGCCTACTTCCCGGAGCGGGTGGACCTCCCCCTGGAGGGGGAGTGGCTCACCCTGCCCGACGAGGACTGGCTTTCCGCCTGGAAGCGGGACCTAAAGCCCGTGGAGGCGGGGCCGTTTCTGGTCCTGGCCCCTTGGCACCAGGCCCAAGAGGGCTTCATCCCTTTGGTCATAGAGCCGGGCATGGCCTTCGGGACCGGCCACCACGAGACCACCCGGCTGGCCCTGAGGGCCCTGGCGGGCCGGGTACGGGAGGGGGCGCGGGTTTTGGACCTGGGCACGGGGAGCGGCATCCTGGCCATCGCCGCCGCCAAGCTGGGGGCGAGGGCTATGGGGGTGGACATAGACCCCTCGGTCATCCCCCTGGCCCGGGAGAACGCCCGGAGGAATGGGGTGGAGGTGGAGTTCCTGGAGGGGAGCCTCGAGGCCCTGGAGGGGCCCTTTGACCTCATCGTGGCCAACCTCTTCGCCGAGCTCCACCAGGCCCTGATGCCGGCCTACGCCGCCCGCCTCGCCCCCGGGGGGGTGCTCCTTCTCACCGGCATCCTCCGCTCCAAGGCGGACGGGGTGGAGGAGGCCCTCAGGGCTTGGGGCTTCTCCTTCCAAAGGGAGGCCGAGGGGGAGTGGGTGCTCTATGCGGCCACACCGGGCGTATAG
- a CDS encoding ribonuclease J, producing MENEKKRPRRRRRRPQGGAQAQLPQGGPQDHVEIIPLGGMGEIGKNIFAFRYRDEILVVDGGLAFPEEGMPGVDLLIPRIDYLVQNKHLIKGWILTHGHEDHIGALPFLFPQLPKVPVYGARLTLGLLKGKLEEYGLRPGEFNLKEVSPDDRIQVGRYFSVDLFRMTHSIPDNSGLILRTPVGTIVHTGDFKLDPTPIDGKVSHLAKLAQAGAEGVLLLIADSTNAERPGYTPSEAEIAKELDRVIGRAPGRVFVTTFASHIHRIQSVIWAAEKYGRKVAMEGRSMLKFSRIALELGYLKVKDRLYTLEEVKDLPDHQVLVLATGSQGQPMSVLSRLALGTHAKMAIKPGDTVILSSSPIPGNEEAVNRVINRLYALGAYVLYPPTYKVHASGHASQEELKLILNLTTPRFFLPWHGEVRHQTNFKWLAESMSHPPEKTLVVENGTILRLTKDTFEPAGQVPAGALYVDGLGVGDITDEILMDRQLLAQEGLVVITALAGRDPVVEVISKGFVKAGERLLGEVRRMALEAVQNGVREKKPLEKIRDDIYYPVKKFLKKATGRDPVILPVVIEG from the coding sequence ATGGAAAACGAAAAGAAGAGGCCCAGGCGGCGGAGAAGGCGGCCGCAGGGCGGGGCCCAGGCCCAGCTTCCCCAGGGCGGCCCCCAGGACCATGTGGAGATCATCCCCCTGGGGGGGATGGGCGAGATCGGGAAGAACATCTTCGCCTTCCGCTACCGGGACGAGATCCTCGTGGTGGACGGGGGGCTGGCCTTCCCGGAGGAGGGGATGCCCGGGGTGGACCTCCTCATCCCCCGGATTGACTACCTGGTCCAGAACAAGCACCTCATCAAGGGCTGGATCCTGACTCACGGGCATGAGGACCACATTGGAGCCCTCCCCTTCCTCTTCCCCCAGCTGCCCAAGGTCCCGGTCTACGGGGCCAGGCTCACCCTGGGGCTTCTGAAGGGGAAGCTCGAGGAGTACGGCCTGAGGCCGGGGGAGTTCAACCTTAAGGAGGTCTCCCCCGATGACCGGATCCAGGTGGGCCGGTACTTCAGCGTGGACCTCTTCCGCATGACCCACTCCATCCCCGACAACTCGGGGCTGATCCTCCGCACCCCCGTGGGCACCATCGTCCACACCGGCGACTTCAAGCTGGACCCCACCCCCATTGACGGGAAGGTCTCCCACCTGGCCAAGCTGGCCCAGGCGGGGGCGGAGGGGGTTTTGCTCCTCATCGCCGACTCCACCAACGCCGAACGGCCGGGGTACACCCCGAGCGAGGCCGAGATCGCCAAGGAGCTGGACCGGGTCATCGGCCGCGCCCCGGGCCGGGTCTTCGTGACCACCTTCGCCAGCCACATCCACCGCATCCAGTCGGTGATCTGGGCGGCGGAGAAGTACGGGCGCAAGGTGGCCATGGAGGGGCGGAGCATGCTGAAGTTCAGCCGCATCGCCCTCGAGCTCGGCTACCTGAAGGTCAAGGACCGGCTCTACACCCTGGAGGAGGTGAAGGACCTCCCCGACCACCAGGTCCTGGTCCTGGCCACGGGAAGCCAGGGCCAGCCCATGAGCGTACTTTCCCGCCTGGCCCTGGGCACCCACGCCAAGATGGCCATCAAGCCGGGGGACACGGTGATCCTCTCCTCCAGCCCCATCCCCGGGAACGAGGAGGCGGTGAACCGGGTCATCAACCGCCTTTACGCCCTGGGGGCCTACGTCCTCTACCCCCCCACCTACAAGGTCCACGCCTCGGGGCACGCCTCCCAGGAGGAGCTGAAGCTCATCCTCAACCTCACCACCCCCCGCTTCTTCCTCCCCTGGCACGGGGAAGTGCGGCACCAGACCAACTTCAAGTGGCTGGCCGAGAGCATGAGCCATCCCCCGGAGAAGACCCTGGTGGTGGAAAACGGCACCATTTTGCGCCTCACCAAGGACACCTTTGAGCCGGCGGGCCAGGTCCCGGCGGGGGCCCTGTACGTGGACGGCCTGGGCGTGGGGGACATCACGGACGAGATCCTGATGGACCGGCAGCTTTTGGCCCAGGAAGGCCTGGTAGTCATCACCGCCCTGGCCGGGCGCGACCCGGTGGTGGAGGTGATCTCCAAGGGGTTCGTCAAGGCCGGGGAGAGGCTTCTGGGCGAGGTGCGGCGGATGGCCCTCGAGGCCGTACAAAACGGCGTGCGGGAGAAAAAGCCCCTGGAGAAGATCCGGGACGACATCTACTACCCGGTGAAGAAGTTCCTGAAGAAAGCCACGGGCCGCGACCCGGTCATCCTGCCCGTGGTCATAGAGGGGTGA
- a CDS encoding sodium:calcium antiporter, giving the protein MTLALFLLLAGAVVLAGSRVAFYGDALAEKTGLGRTWMGLVLVAATTSLPELATGTSAALEGLGDLALGDVLGSGLFNLVLLSLLDALGGRVPLLSRVQLGHALAIGFGVILYGLVGLSLWLKGPSLGPVALFAPLALLVYLLAARLTFLYERRRPQAEVDRLERLYQEVPLARAVWGYALNGGVVVLAAVFLPLVAERLAQETGLGSTFVGTVFLAFTTSLPEVVVSLAAVRLGAWDLAVGNVLGSNLFNALILAWDDLLFPGTLLQAVGSTHLVAVFALLAMYGVVLVGLTYQALAKVAVLGWDTLALLGIYGSAVYLLYAFR; this is encoded by the coding sequence ATGACCCTGGCCCTCTTCCTCCTCCTCGCGGGGGCGGTGGTCCTGGCCGGGAGCCGGGTGGCCTTCTACGGGGACGCCCTGGCGGAGAAGACCGGCCTGGGCCGGACCTGGATGGGCCTGGTCCTGGTGGCGGCCACCACCAGCCTCCCCGAGCTGGCCACGGGGACGAGCGCCGCCCTGGAGGGGCTGGGCGACCTGGCCCTGGGGGACGTGCTCGGAAGCGGCCTCTTCAACCTGGTCCTCCTCTCCCTCCTGGACGCCCTGGGGGGGAGGGTGCCCCTCCTGAGCCGGGTCCAGCTGGGGCACGCCCTGGCCATCGGCTTCGGGGTGATCCTCTACGGACTTGTGGGGCTTTCCCTCTGGCTAAAGGGCCCTTCCCTGGGCCCGGTGGCCCTCTTCGCCCCTTTGGCCCTCTTGGTCTACCTCCTCGCCGCCCGGCTCACCTTCCTTTACGAGAGGCGGCGGCCCCAGGCGGAGGTGGACCGGCTGGAGCGCCTCTACCAGGAAGTGCCCCTGGCCCGGGCGGTCTGGGGCTACGCCCTGAACGGGGGGGTGGTGGTCCTGGCTGCGGTCTTCCTACCCCTGGTGGCGGAGCGGCTTGCCCAGGAGACAGGGCTCGGCTCCACCTTCGTGGGGACGGTTTTCCTGGCCTTCACCACCTCCTTACCCGAGGTGGTGGTCAGCCTGGCCGCGGTGCGGCTGGGGGCTTGGGACCTCGCCGTGGGCAACGTCTTGGGGAGCAACCTCTTCAACGCCCTCATCCTGGCCTGGGACGACCTCCTCTTCCCCGGGACCCTCTTACAGGCGGTGGGCTCCACGCACCTGGTGGCGGTCTTCGCCCTCCTGGCCATGTACGGGGTGGTCCTGGTGGGGCTCACCTACCAGGCCCTGGCCAAGGTGGCCGTCCTGGGCTGGGACACCCTGGCCCTTTTGGGAATCTACGGGTCGGCGGTCTACCTCCTCTACGCCTTCCGGTAG
- a CDS encoding CBS domain-containing protein, translated as MKAKDVMVSPVVTISEEASLEEAARRMLENHIGSLLVVDREGRLVGIVTETDFLKERGIPFSTFRAPLLLGRFLDGDGLERVFQEARSTRVSEIMTHPVHAVRPEAPLREVLDLMLTYDINHVPVVDEEGRPVGIISRFDLLRPLMEKLA; from the coding sequence ATGAAGGCTAAGGACGTGATGGTTTCCCCGGTGGTGACGATAAGCGAGGAGGCCTCCCTCGAGGAGGCCGCCCGGCGGATGCTGGAAAACCATATCGGAAGCCTTTTGGTGGTGGACCGGGAGGGCCGGCTTGTGGGCATCGTCACCGAGACGGACTTCCTGAAGGAGCGGGGCATTCCCTTCTCCACCTTCCGCGCCCCCCTGCTCCTGGGCCGCTTCCTGGACGGGGACGGGCTGGAGCGGGTCTTCCAAGAGGCCCGCTCCACGAGGGTCTCGGAGATCATGACCCACCCGGTCCATGCGGTCCGTCCGGAGGCCCCCTTGCGGGAGGTTTTGGACCTCATGCTCACCTACGACATCAACCACGTCCCGGTGGTGGACGAGGAGGGGAGGCCCGTGGGCATCATCTCCCGGTTTGACCTCCTCAGACCCCTTATGGAAAAGCTGGCATGA
- a CDS encoding AEC family transporter, protein MEALLNTVAPVGLIVALGFLLGRRQALDLTPLSRLTLYLLVPALIFDSMRRSTLSAEAALGLVLGFALTYALLFLAALLLARALGLEPPLWKTLLAGALFPNSGNMGLSLTFFALGAEGLERAVVYFIASSVLMFGLGPAFLRGGGVGESLLFTLRLPLFWALAGGLLLRGVPFPFRLDEGVHLLGQAAIPVLLTTLGLQLAQTRVVVGGFEVLSSLLRLVLAPLLAHGVGLLLGLGSLEHKVLVLQSAMPTAVNAFLMSREFGGDPARAARSVVASTLLAFLTLPLVLLALGVR, encoded by the coding sequence ATGGAAGCCCTCCTGAACACCGTGGCCCCGGTGGGCCTGATCGTGGCCCTGGGGTTCCTTCTCGGGCGGCGGCAGGCCCTGGACCTCACCCCCCTTTCCCGCCTCACCCTCTACCTCCTGGTCCCCGCCCTCATCTTTGACAGCATGCGCAGGAGCACCCTCTCGGCGGAAGCGGCCTTGGGCCTGGTCCTGGGCTTCGCCCTCACCTACGCCCTCCTCTTTCTCGCCGCCCTCCTTTTGGCCCGGGCCCTGGGCCTAGAGCCTCCCCTCTGGAAGACCCTGCTGGCGGGGGCCCTCTTCCCCAACTCGGGCAACATGGGCCTCTCCCTCACCTTCTTCGCCCTGGGGGCGGAGGGGCTGGAGCGGGCGGTGGTCTACTTCATCGCCAGCTCGGTGCTCATGTTCGGCCTGGGACCCGCCTTTTTGCGGGGGGGCGGGGTGGGAGAAAGCCTGCTTTTTACCCTCCGCCTCCCCCTCTTCTGGGCCCTGGCGGGGGGGCTCCTCCTGCGGGGGGTCCCCTTCCCCTTCCGGCTGGACGAGGGGGTCCACCTCCTGGGCCAAGCGGCCATCCCCGTTTTGCTCACCACCTTGGGCCTGCAGCTGGCCCAGACCCGGGTGGTGGTGGGGGGGTTTGAGGTCCTATCCAGCCTCCTTCGCCTGGTCCTGGCCCCCCTTTTGGCCCATGGGGTGGGGCTCCTCCTGGGCCTGGGAAGCCTGGAGCACAAGGTGTTGGTCCTCCAGTCGGCCATGCCCACGGCGGTGAACGCCTTCCTGATGAGCCGGGAGTTTGGAGGGGACCCCGCCCGGGCCGCCCGGAGCGTGGTGGCCTCCACCCTCCTCGCCTTTCTAACCCTGCCCCTGGTCCTCCTGGCCCTGGGGGTCCGGTAG
- a CDS encoding YibE/F family protein, whose translation MARLIWIVLLALYPLALAQEYGVGRILALEEDRAQVALEGKVVEAELPVGGGGFRVGERVVVFAEGGRYYVSEPDRIPWLAGLFALFVLAAVGLGRGQGLRGVVGTLLGFLVLVFLIVPRIAAGGSPLGYALLGSLGVLLLSIYFVHGVNRKTTAALLGTLVSVLFTLFLAHFLARALGFTGLASEEALLLKQRGGVDLLSLWLAGVAVGTLGALTDVAVTQAAVVQALAHANPGFGLWELYRRAMRVGYDHIGSLVNTLVFAYASGSLPLFLLLTQDPTPLRFLLNTEPFAAEVVAMLLGSLGLLLAVPFTTLLASSLLQGGRGGEGDLHLH comes from the coding sequence GTGGCGCGGCTGATCTGGATCGTCCTTTTGGCCCTCTACCCCCTGGCCCTGGCCCAGGAGTACGGGGTGGGGCGGATCCTGGCCCTGGAGGAGGACCGGGCCCAGGTGGCCCTGGAGGGCAAGGTGGTGGAGGCGGAGCTCCCCGTGGGCGGGGGCGGCTTCCGGGTGGGGGAGCGGGTGGTGGTGTTCGCGGAAGGGGGGCGGTACTACGTCTCCGAGCCCGACCGCATCCCCTGGCTCGCCGGCCTCTTCGCCCTCTTCGTCCTGGCCGCGGTGGGCCTGGGCCGGGGGCAGGGGCTGAGGGGGGTGGTGGGGACCCTTTTGGGCTTTTTGGTCCTGGTCTTTTTGATCGTCCCCCGGATCGCCGCCGGGGGGAGCCCCTTGGGGTACGCCCTTCTGGGGAGCCTGGGGGTCCTCCTCCTTTCCATCTACTTCGTGCACGGGGTGAACCGGAAGACCACCGCCGCCCTCCTCGGCACCCTGGTCTCCGTCCTCTTCACCTTGTTCCTGGCCCACTTCCTGGCCCGGGCCCTGGGGTTCACCGGCCTGGCGAGCGAGGAGGCCCTCCTCCTTAAGCAGAGGGGCGGGGTGGACCTCCTCTCCCTTTGGCTCGCCGGGGTGGCGGTGGGGACACTGGGGGCCCTGACCGACGTGGCCGTGACCCAGGCCGCGGTGGTCCAGGCCCTGGCCCACGCCAACCCCGGCTTTGGCCTGTGGGAGCTCTACCGGCGGGCCATGCGGGTGGGGTACGACCACATCGGCAGCCTGGTGAACACCCTGGTCTTCGCCTACGCCTCGGGCAGCCTCCCCCTCTTCCTCCTCCTCACCCAGGACCCCACCCCCCTCCGCTTCCTCCTGAACACCGAGCCCTTCGCCGCCGAGGTGGTGGCCATGCTCCTGGGCTCCTTGGGGCTGCTTCTGGCGGTGCCCTTCACCACCCTGCTCGCCTCGAGCCTCCTCCAGGGGGGAAGGGGCGGGGAGGGGGACCTCCACCTCCACTAG
- a CDS encoding universal stress protein: MYRKILLPTDGSEAAEAGLIHGLDLAKALRARVSLLYVLETLTPSLLLGPESVPYYQALLEDLRQEGLRALDRATRLAEEKGVGFEAHLVEGRAAEAILKMAEGHDLVVMGSHGRSGLDALLLGSVTREVLHKARTPVLVVPYRKA, encoded by the coding sequence GTGTACCGGAAGATCCTTCTGCCCACGGACGGGAGCGAGGCGGCGGAGGCGGGGCTCATCCACGGGCTGGACCTGGCCAAGGCCCTGCGGGCGCGGGTGAGCCTCCTCTACGTCCTGGAAACCCTCACCCCCTCCCTCCTCCTGGGGCCGGAGAGCGTCCCCTACTACCAGGCCCTCCTGGAGGACCTGCGCCAGGAGGGTCTGAGGGCTTTGGACCGGGCCACCCGGCTGGCGGAGGAGAAGGGGGTGGGGTTTGAGGCCCACCTGGTGGAGGGCCGGGCGGCGGAGGCCATCCTGAAGATGGCGGAAGGGCACGACCTGGTGGTCATGGGCTCCCACGGCCGAAGCGGCCTGGACGCCCTCCTCCTGGGCTCGGTGACCCGGGAGGTCCTCCACAAGGCCAGGACCCCCGTCCTGGTGGTCCCCTACCGGAAGGCGTAG
- a CDS encoding Fur family transcriptional regulator has protein sequence MERRTRQRQAIRAVFLEAQRPLSPQEVLELARARVPSLGLATVYRTLRGLLEEGFLVPVELPGEPPRYERAGQAHHHHFLCRVCGRVYELPGCPKDVEALVPPGFQTEGHEVTLYGRCAACA, from the coding sequence ATGGAGCGGAGGACCAGACAGCGCCAGGCCATCCGGGCCGTCTTCCTCGAGGCCCAAAGACCCCTCTCCCCCCAGGAGGTGCTGGAGCTGGCCCGGGCCCGGGTCCCGAGCCTGGGGCTGGCCACGGTCTACCGGACGCTCCGGGGGCTTCTGGAGGAAGGCTTCCTGGTGCCGGTGGAGCTTCCCGGGGAGCCCCCCCGGTACGAGCGTGCGGGCCAGGCCCACCACCACCACTTCCTCTGCCGGGTCTGCGGCCGGGTCTACGAGCTTCCCGGCTGCCCCAAGGACGTGGAGGCCCTGGTCCCCCCCGGCTTCCAGACCGAGGGGCACGAGGTCACCCTGTACGGCCGGTGCGCGGCCTGCGCCTGA
- a CDS encoding cation-translocating P-type ATPase produces MTGLSFSEARRRLSQYGPNALPEKPPEPAFRRFLRQFQSPLIYILLFALALEVGLWLHEGGKGVPLEALAILAILLLNATLGYLQEKRSEEALKRLKSLAQPMVWVLREGGLHRIPAREVVPGDILRLEAGDRVAADGRILQGGLLVDESVLTGESVPVEKTLGDEVYAGTLVVRGWAFVEVSRTGRESAMGRIAGLLSEMEEEKTPLERRMEAFGRRVALWVLLLAAALVVLVSLAEGPSPRALLFAVALAVAAVPEGLPAVLTLALALGVERMARRKAVVRRLAAVEALGSVTLIATDKTGTLTENRMEVAALEASDEEKALLALVLCNDADLETGAGDPLELGLLRYAASRGLDVGALRSAHPRLSERPFDSAWKYMRVTTPLGSFLKGAPEALIPRLALSEEEKARLLERAEAHAREGYRVLALAWGEGEREEGLSFLGFVLLLDPPRPEVKEAMAQAQRAGIRVVMVTGDHPATALAVARMVGLPAEVVATGEDLDGLSDQELLEVDVFARVRPEQKLRIVEAFQKAGEVVAMTGDGVNDAPALKRADVGVAMGQRGSDVSREVADLVLLDDNFATIVAAIEEGRNIYENIRKFLRFLFSTNLSEVLVVSLGLVFAWALGLRGEGGALLLPLTAVQILWINLVTDGLPALALALDRNPGVLLRPPRPKDEPLLDARSLRFILLTGSLKALFGLGLLGALSRLLPLEEARSALFHYMALSQLFFAYAARHTDLYPLPNPYLHAAVGLGVALQVLAGTFFPALFQAVALGWDHFALVLGLALLVWLLAEGVDRVLWRKEAR; encoded by the coding sequence ATGACCGGGCTCTCCTTTTCCGAGGCGCGAAGACGGCTTTCCCAGTACGGGCCCAACGCCCTGCCCGAGAAGCCCCCCGAGCCCGCCTTTCGGAGGTTCCTCCGCCAGTTCCAAAGCCCCCTCATCTACATCCTCCTCTTCGCCCTGGCCCTGGAGGTCGGCCTCTGGCTCCACGAGGGGGGAAAGGGGGTTCCCCTCGAGGCCTTGGCCATCCTGGCCATCCTCCTTCTCAACGCCACTTTGGGCTATCTCCAGGAGAAGCGCTCAGAGGAGGCCCTGAAGCGGCTCAAGTCCCTGGCCCAGCCCATGGTCTGGGTCCTCCGAGAAGGAGGGCTCCACCGCATCCCCGCCCGGGAGGTGGTCCCGGGGGACATCCTGCGCCTGGAGGCGGGGGACCGGGTGGCCGCGGACGGGCGCATCCTTCAGGGGGGCCTTCTTGTGGACGAGAGCGTCCTCACCGGGGAGAGCGTGCCCGTGGAGAAGACCTTGGGGGACGAGGTCTACGCGGGCACCCTGGTGGTGCGGGGCTGGGCCTTCGTGGAGGTCAGCCGCACCGGCCGGGAAAGCGCCATGGGCCGGATCGCCGGCCTTTTGTCGGAGATGGAGGAGGAGAAGACCCCCCTGGAGCGGAGGATGGAGGCCTTCGGCCGCCGGGTGGCCCTCTGGGTCCTCCTCCTGGCCGCGGCCCTGGTGGTTTTGGTGTCCCTGGCGGAGGGGCCTTCGCCCCGGGCCCTCCTCTTCGCCGTGGCCCTGGCGGTGGCGGCGGTGCCCGAGGGGCTCCCCGCCGTCCTCACCCTGGCGCTGGCCCTGGGGGTGGAGCGGATGGCCCGGCGCAAGGCGGTGGTGCGGCGGCTCGCGGCGGTGGAGGCCCTGGGGAGCGTGACCTTGATCGCCACGGACAAGACGGGCACCCTCACGGAGAACCGGATGGAGGTGGCGGCCCTCGAGGCCTCGGACGAGGAGAAGGCCCTTCTGGCCCTGGTCCTCTGCAACGACGCAGACCTAGAGACCGGGGCGGGGGACCCGTTGGAGCTCGGCCTCCTCCGCTACGCCGCCTCCCGGGGCCTAGACGTGGGGGCCCTGAGGTCCGCCCACCCCCGGCTTTCCGAGCGCCCCTTTGACAGCGCCTGGAAGTACATGCGGGTCACCACCCCCTTGGGGAGCTTCCTCAAGGGGGCGCCCGAGGCCCTTATCCCCCGGCTCGCCCTTTCCGAGGAGGAGAAGGCCCGCCTTTTGGAGAGGGCCGAGGCCCACGCCCGAGAGGGGTACCGGGTCCTGGCCCTGGCCTGGGGGGAGGGGGAGCGGGAGGAGGGGCTTTCCTTCCTGGGCTTCGTCCTCCTCCTGGACCCGCCCCGGCCCGAGGTGAAGGAGGCCATGGCCCAGGCCCAACGGGCGGGCATCCGGGTGGTCATGGTCACGGGGGACCACCCCGCCACCGCCTTGGCCGTGGCCCGGATGGTGGGGCTTCCCGCCGAGGTGGTGGCCACGGGGGAGGATTTGGACGGGCTTTCCGACCAGGAGCTTTTGGAGGTGGACGTCTTCGCCCGGGTCCGGCCCGAGCAAAAGCTGCGCATCGTGGAGGCTTTCCAGAAGGCGGGGGAGGTGGTGGCCATGACCGGGGACGGGGTCAACGACGCCCCGGCCCTGAAGCGGGCGGATGTGGGGGTGGCCATGGGCCAGCGGGGCTCGGACGTGAGCCGGGAGGTGGCGGACCTGGTCCTTTTGGACGACAACTTCGCCACCATCGTGGCCGCCATAGAGGAGGGGCGGAACATCTACGAGAACATCCGCAAGTTCCTCCGCTTCCTCTTCTCCACCAACCTTTCCGAGGTCCTCGTCGTCTCCTTGGGCCTGGTCTTCGCCTGGGCCCTGGGCCTTCGGGGGGAGGGTGGGGCGCTTCTTCTGCCCCTCACCGCCGTCCAGATCCTCTGGATCAACCTGGTCACGGACGGGCTCCCGGCCTTGGCCCTGGCCCTGGACCGGAACCCAGGGGTCCTCCTCCGCCCGCCCCGGCCCAAGGACGAGCCCCTTTTGGACGCCCGCTCCTTGCGCTTCATCCTCCTCACGGGGAGCCTCAAGGCCCTCTTCGGCTTGGGGCTTTTGGGGGCGCTTTCCCGCCTCCTTCCCCTCGAGGAGGCGCGAAGCGCCCTCTTTCACTACATGGCCCTCAGTCAGCTCTTCTTCGCCTACGCGGCTCGGCACACCGACCTCTACCCTCTGCCCAACCCCTACCTCCACGCCGCGGTGGGGCTGGGGGTGGCCTTGCAGGTGCTGGCGGGCACCTTCTTCCCCGCCCTCTTCCAGGCGGTGGCCCTGGGCTGGGACCACTTCGCCTTGGTCCTGGGCCTGGCCCTTCTGGTCTGGCTTCTGGCCGAGGGGGTGGACCGGGTACTATGGCGTAAGGAGGCGAGATGA